The Proteus terrae subsp. cibarius genome contains the following window.
ACACTCAATTTGGTTGTGTCGTACCGCCTATCTATCTTTCTAGTACCTATAACTTTTTAGAATTTAATCAGCCTCGCGATCATGATTATTCTCGTCGAGGTAATCCAACACGCGATATGGTGCAAAAGGCATTAGCAGAGCTAGAAGGTGGCGTAGGCGCAGTTGTCACTAGTAGTGGAATGTCAGCAATTCATTTAATTTGCACTGTTTTTCTAAAACCTGGCGATGTGATTGTTGCACCTCATGATTGTTATGGGGGAAGTTATCGTCTTTTTAACAGTCAACAAGCGCGTGGTGCCTACCGTGTGATTTTTGTTGATCAAAATGATGATGTCGCACTTAAGCAGGCTTTAGAGCATCACCCCAAAATTGTTTTTATTGAAACACCAAGTAATCCTCTTTTAAGAATAACGGATATTCAAAAAATAAGTGAGCTTGCTCATCAGCAAGGTGCTCTAGTGGTTGCAGACAACACCTTTATGAGCCCTGTTTTGCAAAAGCCATTAGCATTAGGAGCAGATATTGTTGTGCATTCATGTACAAAATATCTCAATGGACACTCAGATATTGTCGCAGGTGTTGTTATCTGTCAGTGTCAGAAACAGCTTGAGGAGCTAAGCTGGTGGGCGAATAATATTGGCGTCACTTCTGGCGCATTTGATAGCTATTTATTATTAAGAGGTATAAGAACATTAGTGCCTCGAATTCGACTTCAACAAGAAAATGCACAGGCATTAGTGGCGTTTTTACAAACACAGCCTTTAGTCGAAAAAATGTATTACCCCGCACTGAAAAATCATGTTGGTCATCAAATAGCAAAAAAACAGCAACAAGGTTTCGGTGCGATGTTAAGTTTTGAGTTAAAAGGGGGATTGGATGTGATTAAACTCTTTTTATCTCAATTAACACTCTTTACACTGGCAGAATCTTTAGGTGGGGTAGAGACCTTAATTTGTCACCCTGCCACCATGACACATGCAGGTATGTCAGAAGAAGCGAAAAAAATAGCAGGGATCAGCCCCTCATTACTTCGTATCTCGGTGGGTATTGAAGATAGTCAGGATTTAATCAACGATTTGCAAAGTGCGTTTGATGCAGCAACTAAAAGGTAACCATGGATCATGAGCGTAGTGGCGATTAAACAACAGGCGGAGCCGATTTGCCGTCAGTTACATAAATTCGGTGGTAGCAGTCTTGCGGACATAAAATGTTATCAACGTGTCGTGAATATCATGACGAACTATAGCCAACCTAATGACCTAATGGTGGTTTCTGCGGCGGGCTCGACGACGAATCAGTTGATTAGCTGGCTGAAACTTAGCCAAAGTGATCGTATTTCTGCCCATCAAGTTCAGCAAGCTTTGCGTCGTTACCAGTTATCTTTAATTGAAGGGCTACTTTCAAAAGAGAATGCAGAATTACTCTCTCAAGCCTTTATTGCTGATCTTGAACGCTTAAGCTATTTGTTGGATAAACCGATTACAGACGCGACTTATGCAGAAGTTGTCGGTCACGGTGAAATTTGGTCTGCAAGATTAATGGCGAAATTGCTTACAGAGCAAGGTTTACCTAGTGTGTGGTTAGATGCGCGTGAATTTTTATGTGCTGAGAGAGCAGCTCAGCCTCAAGTGAACGAAACTTTATCTCGTCCATTATTACAATCACTATTAGCTAAACATCCCGAAAGCCGTTTTGTCGTAACCGGTTTTGTTAGTCGCAACCAACAAGGTGAAACGGTCTTATTAGGTCGTAACGGCAGCGACTACTCTGCAACACAAGTAGGTGCTTTAGCGGATGTCGGTAAAGTAACAATTTGGAGTGATGTTGCGGGTGTTTATAGTGCAGACCCTCGCAAAGTAAAAGATGCTTGTTTATTACCATTGTTGCGTTTAGATGAAGCGAGCGAATTGGCTCGATTGGCCGCGCCGGTTTTACATACACGTACACTTCAACCCGTTTCAGGCAGTAATATTGATTTGCAACTTCGTTGTAGTTATCAACCAGAACAGGGTTCAACTCGTATAGAACGTGTTTTGGCATCAGGTACGGGTGCTAAAATCGTTACTAGCCATGATGATGTTTGTTTGATTGAACTCCAACTTCCATCTCATCAAAACTTTGAACAAGTGGCGAAAGAGGTTGATGAATTACTTAAACGTGCGCAAATCCGTCCTTTAG
Protein-coding sequences here:
- the metB gene encoding cystathionine gamma-synthase, whose protein sequence is MTKKTATIAIHNGLNEDTQFGCVVPPIYLSSTYNFLEFNQPRDHDYSRRGNPTRDMVQKALAELEGGVGAVVTSSGMSAIHLICTVFLKPGDVIVAPHDCYGGSYRLFNSQQARGAYRVIFVDQNDDVALKQALEHHPKIVFIETPSNPLLRITDIQKISELAHQQGALVVADNTFMSPVLQKPLALGADIVVHSCTKYLNGHSDIVAGVVICQCQKQLEELSWWANNIGVTSGAFDSYLLLRGIRTLVPRIRLQQENAQALVAFLQTQPLVEKMYYPALKNHVGHQIAKKQQQGFGAMLSFELKGGLDVIKLFLSQLTLFTLAESLGGVETLICHPATMTHAGMSEEAKKIAGISPSLLRISVGIEDSQDLINDLQSAFDAATKR